The Bacillus sp. NEB1478 genome contains the following window.
AGTACTCTTCTAGCAGCATCATGTATATTCCATTTAGTTTCCATTCTATTAATAAGATTTAGTACTTGAGGCTTTTCCCACTCAACTGCACCTAATACGTTAAAATTGTTATTCTTTTCAAAACCCTCTGATAGGCCTCCACAACCTGCAAAAATATCTATTAAATTATATTGAATCATATCATTCACCATGTATATTTAAATATTTTTTTAATTGTATTCCTAAGTGATAACCTAACAGTGGTGGAACAGCATTACCAACCTGTTTATATTGTTCCGTTTTATTACCTAAAAACCTGAAGTCATCCGCAAAAGATTGAAGTCTTGCATTCTCTCTTACAGTTGGAACTCTATTATATTTATAATGGAAGTGGTTTCTATGTCCTGTATCAATAGTCTTAGAAGGTTTTTTGCTATGATAACGAGTCCATGCTTCATTAAATTTCCTGCTTTCCCCTACACCAGGAGGTAAGTCTTTATGATTCCCTCCCTCAGGAACTTGTGAAATAACTTCAATTACTTCGGGGGTATGTTTAGTTCCTACGTGATTAAATAAGTAATTTGAGTTTTTTCTCATTTTTCTTTGATAATCTGTTTTTGGAGGATTTATATAATTACAAACATCTGATCCCAGATTATTTTCAAAATCATGTAGATCTCCAATTGCAGCTTCACAAGGTATGTAATTATCTGGTGTACATACTGGTTCGGGAAACTCATACTTCATTCCATTATTCAATCCAACAATAAATAGCCGTTTTCTTATTTGTGGAATTCCGTAATCAGGAGCATATAAAACCTTATAATTAATCTTATATCCCATTTCTGAAAATTCTTTAATTATATTTTCTTTAGCTTTACCATTATATAGTGTCGCTAAGCCAGGAACATTTTCTAACACAAAAGCTTTAGGTTGAAAAAATCCAACCGCATTAACCATAGACTGGAATAGAGTATTACGTTCATCATTTTCATTACGTTTTCCTGTTAACGAAAAACCTTGACATGGTGGTCCTCCAATAATTAAATCAATACTCTTATTATTCGTAAGATGGGCCATTTCTAAAATTGTAGAGCCTTGAAATAAGTCACCGTCCATTGCAATAGCACCTTCATGATTTTCTTTAAAAGTCCTCAAAGCAGGTATATTATTATCAATACCTAATAAAACATCATATCCAGCATCCAAAAATCCTCTTGATAAACCACCGCAACCACAAAACATATCTATAACAGTAGGTTTTTTCTTTCTCATGTTATCCAACTCCAACTAATTCATTCTAAATAAATATTATTAATCTATTATCTCTTAATATATTGTTGTTGATTAGCACTGCTTTTCAAACCAACTTCTATACAACCTTTGAGTCCCCCATATTTTACTTCCTGTAAAAATAGTAAACCTAATGAACGTCTATCACCAATGCTTAAACGGTTCCATTCATAGCCTTTAAATAAATCTTTGACTAAAAATATCTCCCCATCGATTAAATTTTCAACTTCTTGAATAGCGAATTTCATGCAATCCATTATTTTAATATGCTCCTTTAAGAATTTATCATGAAGCATAAACATATGCATATGTTTATGCTAGAACATACGTTCACATATGTAAAGAAAAATAACTTATCTTCGAACTCAATTATTGCATAGTAATATAGATTTCATGATAAGTAAAATCTTTATCAATAATAACACTATGAATGAAGCTGATATTGCACTATGAACTGCCATGGCTTCTAAATACTTTTTTAAATGCCAGTTCAAAAAATTCATCTTAGCTTAATAGGAAGGATGAATATGTTTTTAAATCTCCTGATCATGATACTTTAATAACTAATCTCCAAAGCTGTTATAACCATGAGTGAACTCAGAAACCATAAGACGCCTTGATTCTGAAAAAGTAAAAACACATCTCTCAAAAAGCTTATGATGGAGCGAATAGTGCTATTTCATTAACTTCGGTATCAGGACCACCCACATGATGCCACTTAATATTTGCTGCTTCAATACCAACTAACTGCTCTGATAACCTGACATTGAATAGACAAACCGCTCAACTATATTTATATGCTTTAAGTACTTTTTCTCTAAAAGCAATCTTCTTTTAACATGGAAATCCAACCCTAAAGCATTCAATCTTCATGAAATGTTTTAGGGAAGTGTTGATTAGAATTATTTGCGTTAATTTTTGTATAAGCTCAGAATTCCCTAATGACCCTCCCATTACTTGCTTATCAAATAATAACTTGTTTGAAGATCTGTCATTTTGGATCGATTTCCATATTCCTTTTTTTTCGTAAAAAAGGGTGTTCAGGATAATATGATTTCCGAGCAGGTCCAAACTCTTTAAGAAGGTATCCTAGTTTTTCACGTACTGTATCATAGATTATATACCTGTTGTTCTTCATATCTACTTGTAATAGTGCATACAACAAAACCAAGGGTTTATGAAGAGCTCTTTGACTTCCTTATTCTATATTGCTGCATTTTAAATTCAATCCTTTAATTCTTCAGGGTGGAAGATGAATTGCCAACCTTTTAAGAAATTGGTCCTTCACATTATTTAATTTAAGAATGACGCTATTGAAACGCGGTAAAAAATGTAACGGATTAATATTATTTAGTAAATTAGTACTCCCTCCACCTCTTCAAATAATTCCTCTCCAATTTTTCTTTTTGGTTCTCGGTTTAACATTTTTAACATTGACTCTGCAACTGCTCTTGCCATTAACGGAGGTACTGCGTTTCCAATTTGTTGATATTGCGAGTCTTTTCTTCCTTTAAAAACAAAATAATCTGGAAATGATTGAAGACGAGCTGCTTCTCTGATGCTCAATGCTCTGTCTATTTCAGGGTGAATCCACATCGATTTCCTTACATTAACAACTGTTCTCGATGGTTCACTATACTTTAACCTTAAGTATACTGTGTTTTGAGTTCTTGAAATATCAGTATAATTTGATTTCAAATCATCCGTTAGATTATGGAAGTTTTGCCCTTCTTTTAATTGAGCAAATCTGTTTTTACTAATTTCACGACTTTCAGTAGTTACATGATTCGAAACTTTAAATCTAGTAAAACCAGCTGTGTAGTATTTTTCTAATTTACTTTCACTTTTTAAACGCTCTTTTAACGGAATAGTAAAGGAGTTATTTCCAGAAACATTATTTGATGGAGCATAATTTTTCAAACTGTATATAGCATCATAAACTGTTAGAGAATCTTTAATACGTTCAAGTCTTTTCGGAAAATCAATCTTTAATATATTATTAACTTCTTTGTTAACCCCTAAAATCATGTACCTTTTTCTTTCTTGAGGTACTCCATAATTTGAAGCTGTTAAGACTTGATCATCTACTATATATCCAAGCTCTTTCCTAAATATATTTAACAGATAATCAACAACGTTAAAGGAAAATACTTCAGCTTTTATTTCCAACCCAGTATCTCTATTTTTTTGTACAATGATTTCATATTGTATGTCTTCAGTATTTAATTCTTTACAATGCAACAATAATCGATTTAGTTTAATTAATTCATTTATTTCATTAGTATTTTCTAAAAGTACATTTTTTTTATCTGCAAGTGTTAATAATAAATTAATTGTATTCTTAAAAGTTACTTTATACTTATTCTCAAATTCTTTTAATGCCATTACCATTTTATGTAACAAAAGAGAATCTGATTGTTTAGTAAATGAAATACTTCTTTTATATTTTATAGCACGTTCGATCATTCTTATTTTTGATAACATTTCATCTAATTTAAATATAGGCTCAGGCCAATGACTTTTTTTCAGGAATTCTTTTATTATATGTGGATCAATTGTTTCAAGATCTCCAAAACTAGCTAATATAATATGTTCTTTAACAGTCCTCACACCATACTTTTCTAGAAATTTATTGTTGGTGTCTATTCCATTTTTAGTTACAAAAAATTTATGCTTATCAGATTTCATAGCTTTAACATTTTCCATTAAAAATCCAGCAGGTTTTATTTCCCTTATGACTCTTACAAACTCCCTAACCAACTTATTATTTCCTGATAACAAATAATTTTTTTGTCTATTTGCATTAGAAAACCCTTGACAAGGCGGTCCACCAATTACAACCAGTTCACTTTGAGGAATATTAATTAATTCTTTTTCTTTATTAGGAAAAAAAGTGGTTATATCCTGACGATATATAATCTTATCATTTTGTTTATGATTCGCTTTATATGTTTCTAAAGCTTCTTTATTTAATTCTACAGCACATACCACTTCATAACTTTTTGTTTGTTCGAACCCGTTGCTTAGTCCCCCAGCTCCAGCAAATAAATCAATTACTTTTAACTTTTCCATAAAAAAACTCCTAAAAATTGTACATACGAATGTACTTTAATATTTTAGCAACTAATACATCAAATCAACTTTTTATTTTACAACAGAAATTACTTCTCTTCAGACCCTAACCTAATGAAAGCCAGAACAACTGTAGCAGATTAGATTTTTCTCTTTACTTATTTTACAGCATAATTATAAGTAATTACACTTCCCATTTTAAGGATAACTTCCTTAAATGGTTATAATTTATAATAATCGTTAAATAGAATATATCTACAGAACTAAAAATAGAAATGTAGGGTATACCATATAAAAAAGCTTAATAGGTGATTGTAATGGGAGAAAAACTCACGAAAGAACAAAGACGAAAGAATATGCAAGCTATAAAATCACAATCCAAGTTAGAGAACATGGTTTCACGTGAACTTTGGAAAAGAGGACTTCGCTTCAGAAAGAATGTTAAAACCTTATATGGAAAGCCTGATATAGCAATTCAAAAATATAAAGTGGTTATCTTTATAGATTCTTGCTTTTGGCATGCTTGTGATCTTCATGGTAATATTCCTAAAACGAATCAAGAGTATTGGATTAGAAAATTAAAGAGAAACAAAATTAGAGATTTAGAAGTTGAAAAATATTATTTATATAATGACTGGCATTATAAGAGGGTTTGGGAGCATGAATTAAAGAAAGATTTTTATAAAGTTATAAATGAACTCGAGTCATTTATTAAAGAGAGAAAAACTCACTGATAGCTGTTAAATCTATAATAGTTATGGCATTTGATGATTACGGAAAAGTCAAGTACTCAGAGATTTGAAATTTTATATTAAAATTGCTAGCTCTTAAAATTCACCTCATTCGTAATGGAAAATAAATCCAAAAGAGTTGATGAGTTAAAAGTATGCTAGCAATTTACATTTAGAAAATTAATTATATCTTAGCACGGCTCAAATGAAGACAGTTTACCGATAATTTATAATTGCAATTGGTGAATTTTATATTAAATTTTAAAAAACAACTTGTAAATAAACATTAACTATAGATAACTTCCCATCCTTCTTTAACCGCTTTTTGAAATAAATTATATAGAACCTTTGACTGTTTCTCAGATGGAAACGAGATTCTGCCCTCCGAATATTTTTTTAAAATGTCCCTTTGAGTAATTGTGAGAGATTTATAATTATTATTTGTCATATAATATCCATATAATTGTATCCATTCTTCAATATTGGTTTGAATAACAAATGCTTGAATTTCTATACCATTGTCTAATTCTTTTTGTTGCTTTTCTGATTTTTGTTCATATTGTACATCTTCTTTATCTTTAAACATTTTTTTGATAGGTTCTAAATCAATTTCAATACTTTTAACATCATTCCAACAAGATTCTTTTTTACACCATTGGGCTATATTTGCTGATCCAGGTGGGGGATTCGTTATCCTTTCATATACTTCCCTTGTAATTATTTTCATTATATTTTCTAGTTCAATTGGTAATCGTTGATCATCCCAGACTCTATTAAAATCAAAAAAGAGTTTCTTTTTATAAATAGTATGAGAGAGTAATGCTATTGAATAGGCAACAGTTTGTGCTCTAAAAGCATTTTCATACCATGCAGCTTTTGAAATAATTTTTTCCGTTTCTCTAAATAAAATAACCTTTGCAACTGCATCTCTAAAATAATTTTCTGTGATTGCCAAATGATTTTTCTCTAACATATCAGTTACAGAAATTGCAAAGTCTTCAAAATTATATTGTGCACCTTTTGAAACAATATGCGGTTTTCTATCCCAAGAATTTTCACTTTTTGCTAGAAAAGTCTTTTCAATTAGCTGATTCTTTGGATTTTCAATTTGAAATTGCTTTTTCTTTGCTTGGGTTAAATAAGCCTGTTCATTTAGATACTCTCCACGTACTCTTTCATAGAACCAATGAGTGCGTTTCTGAGATCCTCCACGAGTAGCCACCCATATACGCTTGGAATAATCCTTCATTTCTTTGTGAAATGGACTATTTGAAAAGAAATCAGATTTATTAACTTTATTTTGAGTATTTGCATACTGGGACACACTTGATACAAACTCACTTTTCTTCTCAATGTTATTAACAACAGATAATTTCATTTGTACAGATACATTTGAAATATCCAATTTCGAATTTTTTTTTGCAGCATATATAGCAGAAGTTGTTTGACCGCCATTTACAATTTGGAAATCAGTAATTTTGGTGATATAACCGTCTTTTGTTTCCAGCTGAGTTGCAGTTGCAGTTATCCCATTATTATAAGCAAAAAACATTTCAGGTTTATACTGTATGGTATTTCTTATTCCTTTATTGACCCCTCCTCTGAATTGCAAAAAGGTACGTACATTCTGTTCGAGGAGTTTTTGACCAAATTCATCATATATTTTAAATAATTGTTCCCCATCCATAATTCCTAAATAAGACTGATATTCACTAGATGAGTTAACAACTTTTATATATGGGATATTTAATTCAATATCGTACGAACCTGAACTATTTTCAGACATAAAGATACTATATAAATAAGTAATATCAATAATTTGATGTTCACACACTATATCTGATATTAAATTGTTAGGTATCTGGGAAATACTTTTAGTTAGTTTACCATCCGTTAATACAAGCAAACGAAATTTATCAATTAAGTTATTTTGCATAAAACGATGTATATTAAATGCCAGTGAATAAGCATCAGAGGTTTCTTCTAAATTTATAAATAATCCTTCCACACATAACTCGGCAAACTTTTTCAACCTATTAAATTTTATATTTACATGTTGTTTTGTTAATGTCTCAATTTCATCATTTTGGAAAAATTGAAAATTAATTAATGTAAATATTTTTCGGCTTTCATCATAATCATATCCATAAACTTCGGAACCGATTTTTATAAATTCTGCCATTGCATACTCGTTTGTTAAATCTCCCACTTGCATAAGGTCTTCACAAACTAATTCGAAAAATGATTGGGCTTTAAGTAGTCCACGGCTTTCGGAATCAGAAAGAATTGATTGTAAAAAATCTTGATGGAACTCTTCTAAAGTTATCATGGCTTACATCTCCATTATATTAATATATCGGGAATATTCACTTTAAACTGTGAACAACCTGATAAATCAACACTATATTTCATGTCTTTTATTAGCGAGGAAACTTGATTTAAAGAAATTCTTGGGAATTCTTCTTTTACTTCAAATCCATTAACTTTTTCTAATTTGAATTTTGATAAATCATCTTTCTGTAGTTCTGATACATAACCATACTGTTCAATCTTTTCTATGAACTCATTTAACACATTTTCCGTTTCTATTT
Protein-coding sequences here:
- a CDS encoding DNA cytosine methyltransferase, which gives rise to MEKLKVIDLFAGAGGLSNGFEQTKSYEVVCAVELNKEALETYKANHKQNDKIIYRQDITTFFPNKEKELINIPQSELVVIGGPPCQGFSNANRQKNYLLSGNNKLVREFVRVIREIKPAGFLMENVKAMKSDKHKFFVTKNGIDTNNKFLEKYGVRTVKEHIILASFGDLETIDPHIIKEFLKKSHWPEPIFKLDEMLSKIRMIERAIKYKRSISFTKQSDSLLLHKMVMALKEFENKYKVTFKNTINLLLTLADKKNVLLENTNEINELIKLNRLLLHCKELNTEDIQYEIIVQKNRDTGLEIKAEVFSFNVVDYLLNIFRKELGYIVDDQVLTASNYGVPQERKRYMILGVNKEVNNILKIDFPKRLERIKDSLTVYDAIYSLKNYAPSNNVSGNNSFTIPLKERLKSESKLEKYYTAGFTRFKVSNHVTTESREISKNRFAQLKEGQNFHNLTDDLKSNYTDISRTQNTVYLRLKYSEPSRTVVNVRKSMWIHPEIDRALSIREAARLQSFPDYFVFKGRKDSQYQQIGNAVPPLMARAVAESMLKMLNREPKRKIGEELFEEVEGVLIY
- a CDS encoding AIPR family protein, which produces MITLEEFHQDFLQSILSDSESRGLLKAQSFFELVCEDLMQVGDLTNEYAMAEFIKIGSEVYGYDYDESRKIFTLINFQFFQNDEIETLTKQHVNIKFNRLKKFAELCVEGLFINLEETSDAYSLAFNIHRFMQNNLIDKFRLLVLTDGKLTKSISQIPNNLISDIVCEHQIIDITYLYSIFMSENSSGSYDIELNIPYIKVVNSSSEYQSYLGIMDGEQLFKIYDEFGQKLLEQNVRTFLQFRGGVNKGIRNTIQYKPEMFFAYNNGITATATQLETKDGYITKITDFQIVNGGQTTSAIYAAKKNSKLDISNVSVQMKLSVVNNIEKKSEFVSSVSQYANTQNKVNKSDFFSNSPFHKEMKDYSKRIWVATRGGSQKRTHWFYERVRGEYLNEQAYLTQAKKKQFQIENPKNQLIEKTFLAKSENSWDRKPHIVSKGAQYNFEDFAISVTDMLEKNHLAITENYFRDAVAKVILFRETEKIISKAAWYENAFRAQTVAYSIALLSHTIYKKKLFFDFNRVWDDQRLPIELENIMKIITREVYERITNPPPGSANIAQWCKKESCWNDVKSIEIDLEPIKKMFKDKEDVQYEQKSEKQQKELDNGIEIQAFVIQTNIEEWIQLYGYYMTNNNYKSLTITQRDILKKYSEGRISFPSEKQSKVLYNLFQKAVKEGWEVIYS
- a CDS encoding DNA cytosine methyltransferase, which produces MRKKKPTVIDMFCGCGGLSRGFLDAGYDVLLGIDNNIPALRTFKENHEGAIAMDGDLFQGSTILEMAHLTNNKSIDLIIGGPPCQGFSLTGKRNENDERNTLFQSMVNAVGFFQPKAFVLENVPGLATLYNGKAKENIIKEFSEMGYKINYKVLYAPDYGIPQIRKRLFIVGLNNGMKYEFPEPVCTPDNYIPCEAAIGDLHDFENNLGSDVCNYINPPKTDYQRKMRKNSNYLFNHVGTKHTPEVIEVISQVPEGGNHKDLPPGVGESRKFNEAWTRYHSKKPSKTIDTGHRNHFHYKYNRVPTVRENARLQSFADDFRFLGNKTEQYKQVGNAVPPLLGYHLGIQLKKYLNIHGE
- a CDS encoding very short patch repair endonuclease, with protein sequence MGEKLTKEQRRKNMQAIKSQSKLENMVSRELWKRGLRFRKNVKTLYGKPDIAIQKYKVVIFIDSCFWHACDLHGNIPKTNQEYWIRKLKRNKIRDLEVEKYYLYNDWHYKRVWEHELKKDFYKVINELESFIKERKTH
- a CDS encoding single-stranded DNA-binding protein yields the protein MDCMKFAIQEVENLIDGEIFLVKDLFKGYEWNRLSIGDRRSLGLLFLQEVKYGGLKGCIEVGLKSSANQQQYIKR